The Rudaeicoccus suwonensis sequence TGCAAGGCGGAGCCGTGCGTGGTGTCGAAGACGATGGTGAGCATGGTCACGGCCGCTATGAACAACGCCGCCCCGAAACGCCACCGGCGCCACGGCCCGAAGACCGCAACCACGGCGAGCAGCACCATGATCGCGGCGATGCCCCAGCCGAGCGCCACACCGCTGTGGTCGAAGTGCCACCAGCGGAACAGGCCGATCAGCCACGTCGCCACCGGGAAGCAGCCGCCGGCCGCAGCCACCAGGGACAGCCACATGCGCAGCGGGGCGCTGAGCGAGTGGCCGCGGCGGCGAAGCATCAACCACCAGACACCACCGATGATCAGCCCGACGCCGACGCCACCGAGGCAGCGCAGCATGATCGGCGCGACCAGTGCGTGCTCGACCGAGAACTGACGCGCCAGCGTGCTGGCGTCCACGATTGCGCTGTCGCCTGCGGGGCGCGGTTGCACCACCGGAGTGCGGCCTTCGGGCAGGTGCGGCGCCTTGGCGCCGAGTCGGCTCAGCACCAGCGCTGACAGATCCGTCGTCTGCACCAGTCCGGGCTGCTGGGTGGAGATCGAGGTGAGCAGCCCGTGCGGCACGCCGGGACCGGAAATGACGACCGTGTGCATGACCTCCGGCCCCCACGCGTCGGCGAAGCCGGCCACCACGATGGTCGCGTTGGCGGGAGCTCGTTTGAGGAGTTGGCCCAGCAGGGTGTCGTCGGGCGTGGACATGCTGATGAACGTGATCGGGCACGCGCTCAGGTCGACGTTCGTGACATCGGGCGTGTAGTGCTCGACGACGCCTGCGTGGTTGGCGGCGCCGAGGGCGGCGTCCGGGCCGGCCGCGGTGATGCATTGCCCGATGGCAGGCAGGCTTGTGCCGAGGCGACCGATGTCCGCCGGTTGCGGGCGGCTGAGCGTCAGATGACGCCACTTGGCCCACAGCGGGTAGTTCGCGGTCGCGGTCTGTCCGGCTGCCGGTGCGCCACCGGGCTGATCCGGAACCAAAGTCGCCGCACACGGCTTGGGTTGCTTGCCCGCCGGCGTCGCTGGGACCGAGAACCCGATCGTCGTACGGGCGCCGGCCGAGAACGTCAGCCAGGACTGGTTGGAGCAGCTGTGCTCACTGAGATCGCGAGTGGCCAGCGCACCGACCGCGCCGCGTTCGGCGAGTGACCACAGCGCCGGGGTGCGGGCAGGACTGACGTCGTTCCAGCTCAGGGTTGGTTGCGAGATGACGATGATCGGGCCCGGCTGCGTGATCGACACAGCGGCCGGCCACGCGGTGATCCACGAGATCGCATACGAAGCGCCCAGGACGACTGCTGTCACGGCTACGACCCACGCCAGCCATCGTCGGAGCATCGGACAAGGCTACGCGGTGGGACTTCATGCTCGGTGCACGGCGGCCGTGTGGCGCCTGAACGTCCGATGGGCACTGTCAGAATGTCGTGTCCTGTCCTCGGACGCCGCGTTGCCGGAGCGTCGTCACGCCGTAATCTCGCGGTGGTGATCGTCGTTGGGGCGCGGGAAGAGTGAGGCGCAATGAAATACGGATTCCTCGGGCCGGTCGGCACCTTCACCCAGGCGGCGCTGCTCGCATGGCGGCCGGCGGCGAGCGCCGAGCACGTGGCCTGCCCGTCGGTGAACGTAGCGCTGGCACAGGTGCGCTCCGGCGAGCTCGACGCGGCGATGGTGCCGATCGAGAACTCCGTCGAGGGCGGAGTGTCGGCAACGCTGGACGCACTGGCCGCAGGTGAGCCGCTGCGGGTCATCGGCGAGGTGCTCGTGCCGATCACCTTCGTCCTCGCAGCTCCCGAAGGAGTGGAGTTTTCCGAGATTCGCGCGGTCGGCACGCACCCGCACGGCTGGGCCCAGGTGCGCGGCTGGATGGCGGCCAATCTGCCCGACGCGGTTTATGTCCCGACGCTGTCGACGGCTGCCGCCGCGACGGATCTGCTCGCGGCGCACACCGACACTGCCCCGGCGTATGACGCAGCCGTGTGCGCGCCGGTGGCCGCGGCCGGTCTCACGGTCCTGGCTGACGACATCGGTGACAACAAGACCGCGGTGACGCGATTCGTGCTCGTGGCTCGACCGGGATGGCTGCCGACCCCGACAGGGGCCGACAAGACCACGATCGTGGTCTACCAGCACACCGACCGCTCCGGTGGTCTGCTCGAACTGCTCGAGCACTTCGCCGCTCGTGACATCAACATGACCCGCCTCGAGTCACGACCGACCGGTGCAGCCATGGGCAGCTACTGTTTTTCCATCGACTTCGAAGGCCACGTGCGCGACGAACGCGTCGGTGAGGCGCTCATGGGTTTGCACCGGGTGGCGGCGCAAGTGGTCTTCCTCGGGTCGTATCCCCGCGCGGACGGGCAGGCCGCTGCGACCACTGAGGCTGCGAGCAATGCGCGCTTCCGACAGGCGCAGGACTGGCTGCGCGGATTGCGCGATGAGCCCGCAGAGGGCGCGACGAGCGGACTGCGTCGGTCCGGTCGCTCGTGATCAGGCGGGTTTGGTCCAGACCACGTAGTTGTTGAGGTGGTGCCCGTCGATCATCGGCGAGTCGATGTCGCAGGTGATGAGCGTGACGACCGGGGTCGAACTGCCGCCCCACACCCGTTGGTCGGTGGTCAACTGGGTTTTGGGAACCGACTGTTCGCTGGTCACGACGAGATTGACCACCTTGCCGTTGCTGCAGCTGACCACCACGCTCGCGCCGATGGCGGTGTTGCGCAGGTGATAGAAGTTGTCGGGCCCGTCATACGTGACGTGCCCGGCGATCACGGCGATGCCGTCCTGGCCCGGCTGCGTGGATTTGTCGTACCACATGGTCGTGTGCGCGGGCGGGTAGATCTGACCCTGGGCGTTGGTGCCCATCGCGATGACCTTCTCGTTGATCCCGACGGACGACACCGTCAGGTGATCGGGGATGCACGCGGCTCCGGCGGGATTCGCCGCCAATGGAGTGCTGTGCGAGGTCGGATTCGGCACGACACCGGCTGATGAGGAGCCGGATGTGGAGCCGTTCGGCGGGGTCGCGGTGAAGTTCGTGCCGCTGTCAGTGGGAGAGTTCGTGTCGCCGCGCAGGCCGAGGTACATCGCTCCGGTTCCCACCAATGCAACGGCGACACCGATCGTGACGACGACGGACCCGCTTCTGGTCTGCCTGTTTTTGCCGTCGTGCTGCGTCATTCCTGCGCCTTCGCCGTCGTCGGGTGGATCGGCTTCGATTATGACTGTTGCTTTCCGACCGGCAGCGGCGAGTCAGCTGTGAACCGGGTGGGTGGCTGCGTTCAGGCTCCGGCAGCGACCGGCTCCTGTGGTCGGACACGTGGGGTGACGGCAGACACCGCAACCATCACGATGATGTTGGCGACCAGGGCTACGAGACCGATGGCGACGTGGTGCATCCCGCTCGGCAGGAAACCGAATGTCGTGACGCCCTTGTCGTAGATCGCAGAATCCAGCGAGAACCACGTGACCAACAGTGCACCGACCACCATTCCGGAGGTCGCTCCCCACGCGCTGATCGGGTTCTTCTTCAGCAGGCTGGCGAGCATCGACGGAAGCAACTGCGTGACGAACGCGTAACCGAGCAGCAGCAGGTTGACGATCGCCTGACCCCCTTGGAACAACAGGTACAGGGAGACGAGGGCGACGACCGGCACAGAGGCTTTCGCCACGACGGACGTCGATGTGGCGGTCGCCTTCGGAAACAACGGTTTGTACAGATTCGAGGAGATCAGCGTGCCGCACGTGGTCAGCAGCATGGCGCCTGGGACCAAAGCGCAGAAGAGCCCTGCCGCACCGACCAGACCGACGATCCACTGCGGCAACTCCTGGGTCACGATCTCCAGCAGGGCATTGTTCGCGCCGCCGGCCGGTGCGGATTTCAGTGCCAGCGCCGCCGTGAAACCAATGAAGAAGACGAACAGGATCACGAGCTGATAGAGCGGCAACAGGACGGCGTTACGGCGGAACGTCTTGGGACGTTCGGCGGCATACACGGCTCCGAAGTAGTGCGGCCACATGAAGAAGCCGAGGGTCGACATCAAGATGTTGCTGATGAACCAGCCCATGTCGTAACCGGGCTCGCTCAGATGGAGTGACACCCCGTTGTGTGACCAGGCCGCAGGAAGACCGTCGCCGTCGAGGTGATGGAACAAATGCTCGAAGCCTCCACCGATGTGCAGCGGGAGGTAGATCCCGAGGATCACGACGATGACCAGCACGATGACGTCCTTGACGATCGCGTTGGTAGCGGCAGCGTGGATGCCGGACACCACGACATACGCAACGAGCGCCACAGCTCCGCACCATTCGGCGGTGGTCGTAGAGATCTTTCCGTACGACGTGGCGTTGACGATGATGCCGAGACCGGCCAGTTGCAGCTCCAGGTAGGGGACCATGGCCACGATGCCGACGATCGCCACGACGGTGCCACTCGTGCGCGACTTGTATTTCGCGACCCACCAGTCAGGTTGCGACAGCAGGCTCATCTTCTTGCCATAGCGCCAGATGGCCGGAGCCAGCCAGTAGGAGATGACGTAGGCGAGACTGCCGTAACACAGGATGTAGTAGGCAGCACCGCCATGGGCGTAGGCCCATCCGGATGCGCCGAGAAAGGTGAACGTCGTGTAGATCTCGCCGGCGAGCAGGAGGAAGACGATGAGAGAACCGAAATTCCGGCCGCCGACACTCCAGCCTTCCAGATCCATCTTCTTGCCGCGGCGAGCCCACAGTCCCAGCCCGAGGGAAAGGGCGAAGAAGACGATGAGTAGCGCCAGCGCCGCATTCATGCGTCGTCCTCATCGTCGGTGTTGGCCGGATCAGTCTTGTAGACGATCGCCATACAGACCGAGGTCAGTACGACGGAAATGGTGATCCACGTGAGTAGGAAAGGGAAGCCGGCAATCGTCGGTGAGGTGCGGTTGACGAATGGAGCGCACACCAGCATCAAGATGAAGGGGATGGCGGCAAGGGCTATGTGCAGCTGATGGATCCGGGGGCTAGGCGCGTGCGGGGCTGAGTCGGTTCTACGTGATTGTCGAGACATAACGCTCCCAATTCCGCATTATGGAAAAAGCATTTCGTCCCGAGATTGAATCCGTATCGCGTCAGACCTGTCAAGGACAGCAGACCACGAGCGCACCGGGATCGACGCTGAAGCGCACCGTTCGCGCCGGCCCCAGCACGTCCCCGTCGACCTCCACCAGGCATGACCGGTCGACCGACACCGTCAGCTCGCGAACGCCATGGCGCTCCAATGCCTGCGAGCCGCGCTTGGAGCGCACGATCACCTTGGTGATGACAGGTGCCCATCGCAGCCCGCCGCCGCGAAGCACCACCGCGTTGAGCAACCCGTCGTCGACGACGGCATCCGGCATCAGCTTCACGCCGCCGGCGAGCAGTCCGCAGTTGCCCACGAGCACGCTGCTGACATCGCGCTCGAGGTGGGTGTCGTTGTCGAACTGCAGACGCGCGGTGATCAGGTCGTGCATGAAATGCCGCAGCCCCACCAGCGGATACGCCAACCAGCCGACGCGTGATTTCAGCCGGTCATCGGTGGTGTCCATGATGTCCGCGTCCAGGCCGATGCCACCCATCACCAGGCTGATGTCGTCGGGGCCGAAGTCACCGTCACCGTCGACATCGCGCGCGACGCGCATGACGTCGATCGGGCGTTGGGTGCCGTTCAGCGCAGCTTCGAGACCGGCAGCGAAGTGGCCGACTGGCAGTTTCAGCTGGCGGGCCAGCAGGTTGCCGGTTCCACTGGCGAGCACCGCCAGCGGCGTGCGTGAGGCCAGGAGTCCGGCTGCGACATACCGAACGGTGCCGTCACCGCCAAGGGCAGCCACCAGATCGACGCCCTCGGCGACCGCAGCGACCGCTTGTTCGGTGCCCGGCGACTCCACGGTGGTCTCCCACCACAGCGGGTCAGCCCAGCCGTGGGCGTGGAAGACGGCGGTGAGCTGGTTGCGCAGCTCACGGGGACGCTTGATTTTGCTGGGGTTGACGATGACGGCGGCGCGTTGCATTCGCGGTCACCGTCCTCGTCGTTCCTCGCGTGCGGGCAAAGCCTTGCCGACAGATATCGGTTGCAACCTACCGCCCCGGCCCGCGTAGCCTTCCATTCGTGATCGACATCAAATTCTTGCGGGACAACCCGGAGGTGGTGCGTGCCAGCCAGCGCGCCCGCGGGGCGGACGAGGGCCTGGTCGACCAGATCCTTGCAGCGGACGAGAAGCGTCGGTCCTCCCTGGCGGAGTTCGAGAGCATGCGCGCCGAGCAGAAGTCGGTCAGCAAGAACGTCGGTGCCGTCATGGGCCGAGTCGCCGCAGCTCGCAAGCAGGGCGCGCCCGATCTCGCCGCGCTCGAGGCTGACGCCGACCAGGTGCGTGCCCGTGCCGGCGAGCTCGCCGCTGCGGTCAAGGAACGTGAGGCCGCGGCCGATGTCGAAGGCGCGGAGTTCGAGTCGCTGCTGAAGAAGCTCGCCAACGTCATCATCGACGGCATCCCGGCCGGTGGTGAGGACGACTACGTCGTGCTCGAGCACGTCGGCGAACCCACGACTTTCGATTTCGAGCCGCTGGACCACCTGGCGCTGGGCGAGAAACTCGGCGCCATCGACATGGAACGCGGCGCGAAGGTGGGCGGCGCCCGGTTCTACTTCCTCTCCGGCGTCGGCGCCCGTCTCGAGCTCGCACTGCTGCAGATGGGTATGTCGCAGGCCATCGAGCACGGCTTCACCCCCATGATCACGCCCACGCTCGTGCGTCCGCAGATCATGGACGGCACCGGTTACCTCGACGCCCACGAGGACGTCTACCACCTGCCGGACGACGACCTCTATCTCACCGGTACGTCCGAGGTCGCGCTCGCGGGCTATCACGCCGGCGAGATCCTCGACCTGTCCGGCGGTCCGAAACGCTACGCCGGCTGGTCGGCCTGCTACCGCCGCGAGGCCGGCTCGCACGGCAAGGACACCCGGGGCATCATCCGCGTGCACCAGTTCCACAAGGTCGAGATGTTCGTCTACTGCGATCCATCGCAGGCCGAGGCGGAGCATCAGCGGTTGTTGGACTGGGAGAAGGACATGCTCGCCAAGGTCGAATTGCCCTACCGGGTCATCGACACCGCGGCAGGCGACCTCGGCGGCTCGGCAGCGCGCAAGTTCGACAGCGAGGCCTGGGTGCCCACCCAGGGTCGCTACCGCGAGCTGACCTCGACCTCGAACTGCACGACCTACCAGGCGCGCCGGTTGAACACCCGCTTCCGTGGCCCGGACGGTCGCACCGAGCCGGTCGCCACCCTCAACGGCACCTTGGCTACGACTCGCTGGCTGGTCGCGATCCTGGAGAACCACCAACAGGCCGACGGCTCCGTGCGGGTTCCCGTGGCGCTGCAGCCCTTCCTCGGTCTCGAGGTGCTGGAGCCGGTGGCCCGGTGAATCCGGTGCGACCGCCAGGTCCGGCGCCGGGCACGTTCGTCCACGGTGTCCTGTTCGCTCGCACACTCACGTTCGAGCAACCTTCGGCGCCGGCCGTCCGCGGGCGGGATCCGCGTCGTCATGCGTGAGGTATGGCGCCGGATGTTCGGCGGCTCGGACGTCGATGCACAACTGCAGCGTGAGTTCGGCGATGCCGGTCAGGCTCGGGCGGCCGGTGTCGCGTGGGCGCGCAACGTCATACAGCACAGTGGAATCGATGCGCGTGATGCTCCGGTGGCTGCGGTCCGGGAGTTGCGCCGGGCGCGCCCGGGGCTGAGTCTGCTGGCGGCCAAGACGCTGGTCGAGGAACTCGACGCGTGAGCGCTGCGGCCGACTGCTGTGTCCGCCGCATAGGGTGACGTCGTGACGCGCAAGCTTGTAGCCCTCGACATCGACGGCACCCTGCTCCATCACGACGGCACGATCAGCCATGCGGTGCGCTCGGCAGTGCGCGCGGTGGCCGATGCAGGTCACCACGTTGTGATCGCGACCGGTCGCTCGGTCGTCGGCGCGGCACCTGTTCTCGAAGCGCTGTCGTTGCGCGACGGCTTGGCGGTCACGTCCAACGGCGCTGTGACCTCTCGGCTCTCCGGCGGTGAGTGGGACATCATCGAGACGGTGACCTTCGACCCGACATCGGTCCTCGAGGTGCTGAAGGATGCATGGCCCGATGCCGTTGTCGCTGTTGAGGATCCAGGCGTCGGCACCCGGATCAGCGCACCGTTTCCGGACGGCGAGATCATGGGTCCGGTCGAGGTCGTCGGCTGGGAGGGTCTCGCGCAGATTCCGACGACGCGTTTGACCTTCCGCTCGCCCAGCGGCACGTCGGAGGACTTCGAGGAGCTCGTCGAGCGGCTCGGCCTGCACGGGGTGAACTACGCGGTGGGTTACACCGCATGGCTCGACATCAACCCCGAGGGAGTGTCGAAGGCAAGCGCGCTGGAGCAGGTGCGTCGATCGCTGCAGGTGGAGCCCGCCGACACGGTTGCGATCGGTGACCACCGCAACGACGTCGAGATGCTCGAGTGGGCCGCTCGCGGTGTTGCCATGGGGCAGGCGCCGGATGAGGTCAAGGCCATCGCAGACGAGGTCACGGCCACCATCGACGAGGATGGCGCGGCCGTCATACTGCGCGAATTGGTCTGAAAACATGCAAGATTCGCTGATCACTTCACCAAGCAATCCACGATTGAAAGCGCTCGTCGCGTTGCGCCGACGTCGCCAGCGGGAGGACAGCCGCCTGACTCTGCTCGAAGGGTATGACGAGCTTGGTCTGGCGCTGGCCGCCGGCGTCAGACCGCGCGAGCTGTACTTCTGCCCTGAGCTCATGCTGGACGCTGCAGAGCAACGCGATGTCGTCGAAGCGGCGAGATCGGTGGGAGCGCAGACAATCCAGCTGAGCCGATCCGCCTTCGAGAAGGTCGCCTATCGGGAGGGCGCCGACGGATTCCTGGCTGTTGTTGCGAGCATCGAGCGGTCGCCGGACGAACTGAGCCTGCCCGAGCGGCCGCTGGTGCTGATCGCCGAGGGTGTCGAGAAGCCCGGCAATCTCGGCGCGATGCTGCGGACCGCCGATGCTGCCGGAGCTGACGCTGTCGTCGCGGCCGAACCGGTCACCGACTGGGGCAATCCGAATGTGGTGCGCGCGTCGAAGGGCACGGTCTTCTCGGTGCCGGTCGCCGCGGCCACGACGCGGGAGACGCTCGGGTGGGCGGGTGCGCGCGGCATACGGGTCGTGGCGACCACGCCCGACACCGACACGCTGCACACCGAGGTCGACCTGACTGGTCCGGTGGCCATCGCGGTCGGCACCGAGAAGTACGGGCTTACCGACGAGTTCCTCGTTGCGGCGGACGTACGTGTGCGAATTCCCATGGTTGGCAAGGCGAATTCGCTGAATGTCGCGACGTCTGCGGCGATCGTGATGTATGAAGCTGTCCGGCAGCGGTCCACCCGCCTCTGACCACCGTGCAACCAAGTGGCACGATCAGCACATGCGAGTCGATCACCTGGTTTTTGCCGCGGAGCCGGACGGCCTTGTTGCTACGGCCAAACGACTGGGCGACGCACTTGGCGTCGAACCGAGTGACGGGGGTGTGCACCCGCGCTTCGGCACCCGTAACTCGGTGATTCCGTTGCTGCGGCACCGGTTCGTCGAGGTCGTCGAAGTGCTCGACCACCCGGCGTCCGACAAGGCTCCGTTCGGTCAGGCCGTGCGGGCGCGTTCCGAGGCCGGTGGTGGCTGGCTCGGCTGGGTCGTCGAGGTCGACGACATCTCCGGCCCCGAGAAGCTGCTCGGTCGTCAGGCGGCGCCCGGCAACCGTCACCGCCCTGACGGCACCGAGATCACCTGGAAGCAGCTGGGTGTTCGCGGCGTCATCTCGGACCCGCAGGTCCCCTTCTTCATCGAGTGGACCCCGGGTCAGGATCACCCGTCCAGCGTCGGCACGACGACCGCGTCGCTGCAGGGTCTGCAGATCGTCGGTTCTCCGGACCGTATCCGCGAATGGCTCGGCCTCATGGGCGAGCCCGGCGTCGACCGCGAGGACTGGGAGCCGGAACTGGAGTTCAACTTCGTCGCCAAGCACGGCACCCCGGGTCTGATGTCGGTGACCTTCCGCACCGCGGATGGCAGCGTCACCATCTGACCCGCATCTGAGGGCGGGCTGGGCAAATGATCTGATCTGATCGCCTGAACTCAAAGCTCACGAACGAGGGCATCCCCATCGCGTGCGGTGGAGATGCCCTCGTTGTCTACCGTGGAGCGTGGTCAGACGATGGTGTAACCCGCCTCGTCGACGGCTTCGGCCAGCGCACCGGCCTCCAGTGGACGATCACTGGTGATGCTGACGGGGGAGTCACCGCCCGCGTTGAGGTTGATCTGCACGCTCTGCACGCCGTCGATGGCGCTGATCTCCTGGGTCACCGCGTTGACGCAGTGCTCGCAGGTCATGCCGTTCACGATGATGTCG is a genomic window containing:
- the pheA gene encoding prephenate dehydratase; amino-acid sequence: MKYGFLGPVGTFTQAALLAWRPAASAEHVACPSVNVALAQVRSGELDAAMVPIENSVEGGVSATLDALAAGEPLRVIGEVLVPITFVLAAPEGVEFSEIRAVGTHPHGWAQVRGWMAANLPDAVYVPTLSTAAAATDLLAAHTDTAPAYDAAVCAPVAAAGLTVLADDIGDNKTAVTRFVLVARPGWLPTPTGADKTTIVVYQHTDRSGGLLELLEHFAARDINMTRLESRPTGAAMGSYCFSIDFEGHVRDERVGEALMGLHRVAAQVVFLGSYPRADGQAAATTEAASNARFRQAQDWLRGLRDEPAEGATSGLRRSGRS
- a CDS encoding class F sortase, translated to MTQHDGKNRQTRSGSVVVTIGVAVALVGTGAMYLGLRGDTNSPTDSGTNFTATPPNGSTSGSSSAGVVPNPTSHSTPLAANPAGAACIPDHLTVSSVGINEKVIAMGTNAQGQIYPPAHTTMWYDKSTQPGQDGIAVIAGHVTYDGPDNFYHLRNTAIGASVVVSCSNGKVVNLVVTSEQSVPKTQLTTDQRVWGGSSTPVVTLITCDIDSPMIDGHHLNNYVVWTKPA
- a CDS encoding sodium:solute symporter family protein, whose amino-acid sequence is MNAALALLIVFFALSLGLGLWARRGKKMDLEGWSVGGRNFGSLIVFLLLAGEIYTTFTFLGASGWAYAHGGAAYYILCYGSLAYVISYWLAPAIWRYGKKMSLLSQPDWWVAKYKSRTSGTVVAIVGIVAMVPYLELQLAGLGIIVNATSYGKISTTTAEWCGAVALVAYVVVSGIHAAATNAIVKDVIVLVIVVILGIYLPLHIGGGFEHLFHHLDGDGLPAAWSHNGVSLHLSEPGYDMGWFISNILMSTLGFFMWPHYFGAVYAAERPKTFRRNAVLLPLYQLVILFVFFIGFTAALALKSAPAGGANNALLEIVTQELPQWIVGLVGAAGLFCALVPGAMLLTTCGTLISSNLYKPLFPKATATSTSVVAKASVPVVALVSLYLLFQGGQAIVNLLLLGYAFVTQLLPSMLASLLKKNPISAWGATSGMVVGALLVTWFSLDSAIYDKGVTTFGFLPSGMHHVAIGLVALVANIIVMVAVSAVTPRVRPQEPVAAGA
- a CDS encoding DUF3311 domain-containing protein, whose protein sequence is MSRQSRRTDSAPHAPSPRIHQLHIALAAIPFILMLVCAPFVNRTSPTIAGFPFLLTWITISVVLTSVCMAIVYKTDPANTDDEDDA
- a CDS encoding diacylglycerol/lipid kinase family protein — its product is MQRAAVIVNPSKIKRPRELRNQLTAVFHAHGWADPLWWETTVESPGTEQAVAAVAEGVDLVAALGGDGTVRYVAAGLLASRTPLAVLASGTGNLLARQLKLPVGHFAAGLEAALNGTQRPIDVMRVARDVDGDGDFGPDDISLVMGGIGLDADIMDTTDDRLKSRVGWLAYPLVGLRHFMHDLITARLQFDNDTHLERDVSSVLVGNCGLLAGGVKLMPDAVVDDGLLNAVVLRGGGLRWAPVITKVIVRSKRGSQALERHGVRELTVSVDRSCLVEVDGDVLGPARTVRFSVDPGALVVCCP
- the serS gene encoding serine--tRNA ligase, producing MIDIKFLRDNPEVVRASQRARGADEGLVDQILAADEKRRSSLAEFESMRAEQKSVSKNVGAVMGRVAAARKQGAPDLAALEADADQVRARAGELAAAVKEREAAADVEGAEFESLLKKLANVIIDGIPAGGEDDYVVLEHVGEPTTFDFEPLDHLALGEKLGAIDMERGAKVGGARFYFLSGVGARLELALLQMGMSQAIEHGFTPMITPTLVRPQIMDGTGYLDAHEDVYHLPDDDLYLTGTSEVALAGYHAGEILDLSGGPKRYAGWSACYRREAGSHGKDTRGIIRVHQFHKVEMFVYCDPSQAEAEHQRLLDWEKDMLAKVELPYRVIDTAAGDLGGSAARKFDSEAWVPTQGRYRELTSTSNCTTYQARRLNTRFRGPDGRTEPVATLNGTLATTRWLVAILENHQQADGSVRVPVALQPFLGLEVLEPVAR
- a CDS encoding HAD family hydrolase, translated to MTRKLVALDIDGTLLHHDGTISHAVRSAVRAVADAGHHVVIATGRSVVGAAPVLEALSLRDGLAVTSNGAVTSRLSGGEWDIIETVTFDPTSVLEVLKDAWPDAVVAVEDPGVGTRISAPFPDGEIMGPVEVVGWEGLAQIPTTRLTFRSPSGTSEDFEELVERLGLHGVNYAVGYTAWLDINPEGVSKASALEQVRRSLQVEPADTVAIGDHRNDVEMLEWAARGVAMGQAPDEVKAIADEVTATIDEDGAAVILRELV
- a CDS encoding TrmH family RNA methyltransferase encodes the protein MQDSLITSPSNPRLKALVALRRRRQREDSRLTLLEGYDELGLALAAGVRPRELYFCPELMLDAAEQRDVVEAARSVGAQTIQLSRSAFEKVAYREGADGFLAVVASIERSPDELSLPERPLVLIAEGVEKPGNLGAMLRTADAAGADAVVAAEPVTDWGNPNVVRASKGTVFSVPVAAATTRETLGWAGARGIRVVATTPDTDTLHTEVDLTGPVAIAVGTEKYGLTDEFLVAADVRVRIPMVGKANSLNVATSAAIVMYEAVRQRSTRL
- a CDS encoding VOC family protein produces the protein MRVDHLVFAAEPDGLVATAKRLGDALGVEPSDGGVHPRFGTRNSVIPLLRHRFVEVVEVLDHPASDKAPFGQAVRARSEAGGGWLGWVVEVDDISGPEKLLGRQAAPGNRHRPDGTEITWKQLGVRGVISDPQVPFFIEWTPGQDHPSSVGTTTASLQGLQIVGSPDRIREWLGLMGEPGVDREDWEPELEFNFVAKHGTPGLMSVTFRTADGSVTI
- a CDS encoding heavy-metal-associated domain-containing protein, producing MTQTDIIVNGMTCEHCVNAVTQEISAIDGVQSVQINLNAGGDSPVSITSDRPLEAGALAEAVDEAGYTIV